One Deltaproteobacteria bacterium genomic region harbors:
- a CDS encoding amino acid permease, with the protein MVLSMGRDGELPKALGWVHRKRQTPYIALIILGALMVIMAVSLPIEDIAASTNIMFLLVFVLVCATLIRMRMKRPERERPFKVPLFHGFRLRVSSPA; encoded by the coding sequence ATTGTATTGTCCATGGGCAGAGACGGTGAATTGCCCAAAGCGCTCGGGTGGGTTCACCGGAAACGACAAACGCCCTACATTGCACTAATCATTTTAGGGGCTTTGATGGTTATCATGGCTGTAAGCTTGCCGATAGAGGATATTGCGGCAAGTACCAATATTATGTTTCTGTTGGTTTTTGTACTGGTTTGCGCTACGTTGATTCGCATGCGTATGAAAAGGCCAGAGCGCGAGCGGCCTTTCAAGGTGCCCCTTTTCCATGGATTCCGGCTGCGGGTATCATCGCCGGCTTAG